A genomic region of Candidatus Omnitrophota bacterium contains the following coding sequences:
- a CDS encoding asparagine synthetase B: MKSLFFYSIAFLIAASTVWGEGILIPMEESSQTNHLKAYGVTYWALQAPRKYKCEWLLNYRGGSFLIYETQNTRSRAAMKGVTAIPVSDAEIASIHAAIEKENMEVVPLEKAPKVAVYTPPTADPWDDAVTLALEYADIPYAKIWDGEALRGELPRYDWLHLHHEDFTGQYGKFYASYRNAPWYQAQVREFQASARSAGFNKVTQHKAAVAKTIREYVEQGGFLFAMCAATDSLDIALAAEGVDIVEAPIDGDGVTPGYQEKLDFSKTLAFQNFKLIANPMIYEFSDIDTSPSAVTEGARYQGDVFQLFEFSAKFDPVPTMLTQDHVMKVKDFWGQTTAFRKALLKPNLIVLADFPGSGVAKYIHGVRGKGTFTFLGGHDPEDPRHLVGEKDTDLTQYPNSPGYRLILNNVLFPAAKKKPLKT, from the coding sequence ATGAAATCTCTTTTTTTCTATTCGATAGCGTTTCTTATAGCGGCGTCCACTGTCTGGGGCGAGGGGATTTTGATCCCGATGGAAGAATCCTCCCAGACGAATCACCTAAAAGCCTATGGCGTAACCTATTGGGCGCTGCAAGCTCCGCGCAAATACAAATGCGAGTGGCTCTTGAACTATCGCGGCGGCTCTTTCCTCATTTATGAAACGCAAAACACTCGCAGCCGCGCCGCTATGAAGGGCGTAACCGCCATTCCCGTTTCCGACGCCGAAATCGCCTCCATTCACGCCGCCATCGAAAAAGAGAACATGGAGGTCGTTCCTTTGGAAAAAGCGCCCAAGGTGGCCGTCTACACCCCGCCCACTGCCGATCCATGGGACGACGCCGTCACCCTTGCCCTCGAATACGCCGATATTCCCTACGCCAAAATCTGGGACGGCGAAGCGTTGCGCGGCGAACTTCCCCGCTACGATTGGCTGCATCTTCACCATGAGGATTTTACCGGCCAGTACGGCAAGTTCTACGCCAGCTACCGCAACGCGCCTTGGTATCAGGCGCAGGTTCGGGAATTTCAAGCCTCCGCCCGCAGCGCCGGGTTCAACAAAGTAACGCAGCATAAAGCCGCCGTCGCCAAAACCATCCGCGAATACGTCGAGCAGGGCGGCTTTCTCTTCGCCATGTGCGCCGCCACCGACTCTCTCGACATCGCTCTGGCGGCGGAAGGCGTCGATATCGTCGAAGCGCCCATCGACGGCGACGGCGTCACGCCCGGCTATCAGGAAAAACTCGATTTCTCCAAGACATTGGCGTTCCAGAATTTTAAATTAATCGCCAATCCCATGATTTACGAGTTTTCCGATATCGACACCAGCCCTAGCGCCGTCACCGAAGGCGCGCGCTACCAGGGCGACGTTTTTCAACTCTTCGAATTCTCCGCCAAGTTCGATCCCGTCCCCACGATGCTCACTCAGGATCACGTCATGAAGGTGAAGGATTTCTGGGGCCAGACCACCGCCTTCCGCAAAGCGCTGCTCAAACCGAACCTCATCGTCCTCGCCGACTTCCCCGGCTCCGGCGTGGCGAAATACATCCACGGAGTGCGGGGCAAAGGCACCTTTACCTTCCTCGGCGGCCACGATCCCGAAGACCCCCGCCACCTCGTCGGCGAAAAAGACACGGACCTCACCCAATACCCCAACTCGCCGGGCTACCGCCTCATCCTCAACAACGTCCTCTTCCCCGCCGCCAAAAAGAAGCCGCTGAAAACGTGA
- a CDS encoding cyclopropane-fatty-acyl-phospholipid synthase family protein — protein sequence MNTNASAKEAELTLSLLREMVDEKITRDVGFRLWNGTCFPDDAPRKATMVLNHPGSLRSMLLSGGEVGLAEAYLFDDFDIEGNAEDVFSLSNLLTNRSRSFGKKWRAAGILLQLPAGPERRYAHRGPAKLKGKLHSIQRDREAVTYHYDVSNDFYALWLDRSMSYSCAYFQNPDVSLDQAQEDKLDYLCRKLRLQPGQRLLDIGCGWGALILHAARHYGVDATGITLSQPQVELANQRIAGASLANRCCALLRDYRELSDPGAYDALVSVGMFEHVGEKLLPVYFAKAYELLKPGGVFLNHGIANCCGESNENSDSFTGAYVFPDGELTPISTTLAEAEAAGFEVRDVENLREHYILTLRHWVRRLEERHEQALLYVDEPTYRVWRLYMSGSAYRFKVGRLNLYQSLLVRRDAEGRSEQPLTRKDWYR from the coding sequence ATGAATACGAACGCCAGCGCCAAGGAGGCGGAACTGACCTTGTCTTTGCTTCGCGAAATGGTTGACGAAAAGATTACGCGCGACGTCGGTTTTCGCTTGTGGAACGGAACCTGCTTCCCAGACGATGCTCCCCGCAAGGCGACGATGGTTCTCAATCATCCGGGTTCGCTGCGCAGCATGTTGCTTTCCGGCGGCGAAGTGGGATTGGCCGAAGCGTATTTGTTCGACGATTTCGATATTGAAGGAAATGCGGAAGATGTCTTTAGTCTCTCCAACTTACTAACGAACCGGTCCAGAAGTTTTGGGAAGAAATGGCGCGCCGCCGGGATATTGCTGCAACTTCCCGCCGGTCCAGAGCGCCGATACGCCCATCGGGGACCAGCTAAGTTGAAAGGAAAACTTCATTCCATCCAGCGGGATCGGGAGGCGGTGACTTACCATTATGACGTATCCAACGATTTCTACGCCCTATGGCTGGACCGCTCCATGTCCTATTCCTGCGCCTATTTCCAAAATCCGGATGTTTCCTTGGATCAGGCTCAGGAAGACAAACTGGATTACTTATGCCGCAAACTCCGCTTGCAGCCGGGACAGCGCCTGCTTGATATCGGCTGCGGTTGGGGCGCGCTGATTTTGCATGCCGCTCGCCATTATGGCGTGGACGCGACGGGTATCACCCTCAGCCAGCCCCAGGTTGAACTCGCCAATCAACGCATAGCCGGGGCCAGCCTTGCCAATCGCTGCTGCGCGCTCCTGCGCGACTACCGCGAGTTGTCCGATCCAGGCGCCTACGACGCATTGGTCAGCGTAGGGATGTTCGAACATGTGGGCGAAAAATTACTGCCGGTTTATTTCGCCAAAGCCTATGAGTTGCTCAAACCGGGAGGAGTTTTTTTGAATCATGGGATTGCCAATTGCTGCGGCGAAAGCAATGAAAATAGCGATTCCTTCACCGGCGCTTACGTTTTTCCCGACGGCGAACTGACGCCCATCTCTACAACGCTGGCCGAGGCGGAAGCGGCTGGATTCGAGGTTCGCGATGTAGAAAACCTGCGCGAACATTACATCCTCACTTTGCGCCATTGGGTGCGGCGTTTGGAAGAACGCCATGAGCAAGCGCTGCTATACGTCGATGAGCCGACCTATCGCGTTTGGCGGCTGTATATGTCCGGCTCCGCCTACCGTTTCAAAGTCGGGCGCCTGAACCTCTATCAATCGCTGCTCGTCCGCCGCGATGCGGAAGGCCGCAGCGAGCAACCCTTAACGCGCAAAGACTGGTATAGGTAG
- a CDS encoding nitrophenyl compound nitroreductase subunit ArsF family protein: MNAKRIVTFVLLLFVVGSVAAMFYSEMKSAPATMPAEKQAADSSQPAASEGRQLVAYYFHGNARCTTCMNMEAYADEALKTGFPGALDAGRLVWKVVNVEEPGNEHFIEDYQLATKSVILSDIVDGKETKWKNLDDIWSLSGEKEAFIAYIQKEAKTFLGEDNG; this comes from the coding sequence ATGAATGCAAAGCGGATCGTTACATTCGTTTTATTGCTTTTCGTCGTCGGAAGCGTCGCCGCCATGTTCTATTCCGAAATGAAATCCGCTCCTGCGACGATGCCCGCTGAGAAACAAGCGGCGGATTCATCGCAGCCTGCCGCCAGCGAAGGCCGCCAACTCGTCGCCTATTACTTCCACGGCAACGCCCGCTGCACAACCTGCATGAACATGGAAGCCTATGCGGACGAAGCCCTTAAAACCGGCTTTCCCGGCGCGCTTGACGCTGGCCGTCTGGTTTGGAAAGTCGTCAACGTCGAAGAACCCGGCAACGAACATTTTATAGAAGATTATCAGCTGGCGACGAAGTCCGTTATTTTATCGGATATTGTTGACGGAAAAGAGACGAAATGGAAAAACCTGGATGACATTTGGAGTCTGTCCGGCGAAAAGGAAGCCTTTATCGCCTATATCCAGAAGGAAGCTAAAACATTTCTTGGAGAAGACAATGGCTGA
- a CDS encoding permease, with translation MNWKSESKKLSLIAAVFLGCYYLPVNNSRFLNALLESLHLVKWYAREHVLLCLVPAFFIAGAISVFVRQNAVMKYLGPKAPKVLAYGVASISGTILAVCSCTVLPLFAGIYRMGAGLGPATAFLYSGPAINVLAIVLTAAVLGFDMGLARAVGAIVFSVVVGLAMHFIFRKEEIAKANAAADLPETDPSRPLWQNAFYFAALAAILVFANWAKPESSAGIWFWIYSVKWPLTGLFSVCLAVMLVFWFRVKWWNVLFASAPAAMLAFLLPHIPAASFAAGFLGLSILIASRHDELGDWFASSWGFAKQILPLLFLGVLAAGFLLGRPGQEGIIPSKWVSSAVGGNSLFSNLFASVFGAFMYFATLTEIPILQGLIGSGMGQGPALALLLAGPALSLPSMLVIRSVIGTKKTIFYVSLVVVMATVSGLFWGWIIH, from the coding sequence ATGAATTGGAAATCGGAAAGCAAAAAATTATCTCTCATCGCTGCCGTTTTTCTCGGCTGCTATTATCTGCCGGTAAATAATAGCCGTTTTCTAAACGCGCTGCTGGAGTCGTTGCATCTTGTAAAGTGGTACGCCCGGGAGCATGTTCTATTATGCTTGGTTCCAGCTTTCTTCATTGCCGGAGCCATCTCCGTCTTCGTCCGTCAAAATGCCGTTATGAAATATCTCGGCCCCAAAGCCCCGAAAGTTCTCGCTTATGGCGTCGCCTCTATTTCGGGAACTATTCTCGCCGTCTGTTCATGCACCGTCTTGCCGTTGTTCGCGGGCATCTACCGCATGGGCGCCGGACTCGGTCCCGCCACGGCGTTTCTCTATTCCGGCCCCGCCATCAATGTTTTGGCCATCGTCCTGACGGCGGCGGTTCTTGGATTTGACATGGGACTGGCGCGGGCAGTGGGCGCGATCGTATTCAGCGTGGTCGTCGGCCTGGCCATGCACTTCATTTTTCGCAAAGAAGAAATCGCCAAAGCGAATGCGGCGGCGGATTTACCCGAAACAGATCCCTCACGCCCTCTTTGGCAAAACGCTTTCTACTTCGCCGCGCTGGCGGCGATTCTCGTCTTCGCCAACTGGGCTAAGCCGGAGAGTTCGGCGGGGATTTGGTTTTGGATTTACTCCGTCAAGTGGCCGCTAACCGGTTTGTTCTCGGTCTGCTTGGCCGTTATGCTCGTTTTCTGGTTTCGTGTAAAATGGTGGAATGTTCTATTCGCCAGCGCTCCCGCCGCCATGCTTGCCTTTCTTTTGCCTCATATTCCAGCGGCATCCTTCGCCGCTGGATTTCTTGGCTTGTCGATTTTGATCGCTTCCCGCCATGATGAGCTAGGCGATTGGTTCGCCAGTTCGTGGGGATTCGCCAAACAGATTCTGCCGCTGTTGTTCTTAGGCGTATTGGCGGCGGGCTTTCTGCTTGGCCGCCCCGGACAGGAAGGAATTATTCCTTCAAAATGGGTTAGCTCGGCGGTAGGAGGCAATTCGCTTTTTTCTAACCTCTTCGCTTCCGTCTTCGGCGCCTTCATGTATTTCGCCACACTAACGGAAATCCCCATTCTGCAAGGACTGATCGGCAGCGGCATGGGCCAAGGCCCAGCCCTGGCGCTCTTATTGGCGGGACCCGCACTCAGTTTGCCCAGCATGTTGGTGATTCGCAGCGTCATCGGAACCAAGAAAACTATTTTTTATGTTTCTCTCGTCGTAGTCATGGCGACGGTCAGCGGCTTGTTCTGGGGCTGGATAATCCATTGA
- a CDS encoding replication-associated recombination protein A, which translates to MESPPSPGATLAERCRPARLEEFFGQEEIVGEDKPLRKAIERDRAPSMILWGPPGSGKTTLARLLARLTRAAFLTLSATESGIKDLRKIVVQAQELREKKNRKTILFIDEIHRWNKSQQDALLPHVESGLVTLIGATTENPSFEVNGALLSRLTVFTLKPLTLEHQMNILRRGVEFLQNEGSDIQYNADALEAIASVSHGDARVALNTLEQVVEFLAAEGSEIRLTREDAARAIQEKRILYDKSGEEHYNIISALHKSMRDSDPQGTLYWLARMLEAGEDPLYAARRIIRFAAEDVGLADPNALLLAIAARDAYHFLGSPEGELALAEAAVYMATAPKSNAIYKAYGKAVEAVKQYGYLPVPLHIRNAPTRLMKNLGYGKGYQYAHDYEEAFTAQEHLPDELRGMTFYEPTDRGREKQIQERMKLWSELAEKLRKEGKG; encoded by the coding sequence ATGGAATCGCCGCCATCTCCCGGCGCAACGCTGGCGGAGCGTTGCCGTCCAGCGCGGTTGGAAGAGTTCTTCGGTCAAGAAGAGATTGTGGGAGAGGATAAACCGCTGCGCAAGGCCATCGAGCGGGATCGGGCGCCATCCATGATTTTATGGGGGCCGCCGGGCAGCGGCAAGACAACGTTGGCGCGGCTGCTAGCGCGATTGACGCGGGCGGCGTTTTTGACTCTATCCGCCACGGAGAGCGGCATCAAGGATTTGCGCAAGATCGTCGTACAGGCGCAGGAGTTGCGCGAGAAGAAGAACCGCAAAACCATCCTCTTCATCGACGAAATCCACCGTTGGAACAAGTCTCAGCAGGACGCCTTGCTGCCGCACGTGGAATCGGGATTGGTTACGTTGATCGGGGCCACGACGGAAAATCCCTCCTTCGAGGTCAATGGGGCGCTTTTGTCGCGCTTGACGGTGTTTACACTGAAGCCGTTGACGTTGGAACATCAGATGAACATCCTGCGGCGTGGGGTGGAGTTTTTGCAAAACGAAGGGAGTGATATCCAATATAATGCGGACGCGCTGGAAGCGATAGCGTCCGTTTCCCACGGCGACGCGCGGGTGGCGTTGAATACTCTGGAGCAGGTCGTCGAGTTTTTGGCGGCGGAGGGAAGCGAAATCCGGCTGACGCGGGAAGACGCCGCCCGCGCCATACAAGAGAAGCGCATTCTCTACGACAAATCCGGCGAGGAGCATTACAACATCATCTCGGCGCTGCACAAAAGCATGAGGGACAGCGACCCGCAGGGGACGCTCTACTGGCTGGCGCGGATGCTGGAAGCGGGGGAAGACCCGCTCTACGCGGCGCGGCGCATCATCCGCTTCGCGGCGGAAGATGTAGGGCTGGCCGATCCCAACGCGCTGCTGTTGGCCATCGCCGCGCGGGACGCCTATCATTTTCTGGGATCGCCGGAGGGGGAATTGGCGCTGGCGGAAGCGGCGGTTTATATGGCGACGGCGCCCAAGAGCAACGCCATCTACAAAGCCTACGGCAAAGCGGTGGAGGCGGTGAAGCAATACGGCTACCTGCCCGTTCCTTTGCATATCCGCAACGCGCCCACGCGCTTGATGAAGAATCTCGGCTACGGCAAAGGCTACCAATACGCGCACGACTATGAAGAGGCCTTCACGGCGCAAGAGCATCTGCCGGACGAATTGCGGGGTATGACGTTTTACGAACCCACCGACCGGGGGCGTGAAAAACAAATCCAGGAACGAATGAAATTATGGAGCGAGTTGGCGGAAAAACTGCGGAAAGAGGGGAAGGGATAG
- a CDS encoding thioredoxin family protein has translation MKKIQILGTGCPKCKTLMANAERAAQEAGIEYAIEKVQDINDIVSFGVMTTPALALNGKVVSAGKMLSADEIKKFFS, from the coding sequence ATGAAAAAAATTCAAATCCTGGGAACTGGCTGCCCCAAATGCAAAACCCTAATGGCCAACGCCGAACGCGCCGCCCAAGAGGCGGGAATCGAGTACGCCATCGAGAAAGTGCAAGACATCAACGATATCGTTTCCTTCGGCGTGATGACTACCCCCGCCCTGGCGCTGAACGGAAAAGTCGTCTCGGCGGGAAAGATGCTATCCGCCGATGAAATCAAGAAATTCTTTTCGTAA
- a CDS encoding metalloregulator ArsR/SmtB family transcription factor codes for MAKYKNVLQRLVAVCKALGDEHRLRALLALRDGELCVCQIVELLALAPSTVSKHMSILKHAGWVDSVKRGRWVHYRLSSGLSSPEFRQILQSALAVLEKDMALPKLNKDEQLCCDRKKLKQILKMKPEDLCKKNPC; via the coding sequence ATGGCGAAATATAAAAATGTACTCCAACGGCTCGTGGCCGTCTGCAAAGCCCTGGGCGACGAGCATCGCCTCCGGGCGCTATTGGCGCTCCGAGACGGGGAATTGTGCGTCTGCCAAATCGTCGAGCTGCTCGCTCTGGCGCCCTCCACCGTCTCCAAACACATGTCGATTCTCAAACATGCGGGATGGGTGGATAGCGTAAAGCGCGGGCGCTGGGTGCATTACCGCCTTTCCAGCGGCCTTTCGTCGCCGGAATTTCGCCAAATCCTCCAATCGGCGCTCGCCGTCCTGGAAAAAGATATGGCCCTGCCGAAACTGAATAAAGACGAACAATTATGCTGCGACCGCAAAAAACTGAAGCAAATATTGAAGATGAAACCGGAAGACCTTTGTAAAAAAAATCCATGCTGA
- the tsaA gene encoding tRNA (N6-threonylcarbamoyladenosine(37)-N6)-methyltransferase TrmO: MKPIILEPIGVIRSSFQQAAGTPIQSCMAAGSPGRIELYPEYTEGLKDLEGFDRLWLLYWFDRAAPANLLVKPFMDEQPRGLFSTRAPSRPNPIGLSCVRLLTVEGGVLHISDVDILDRTPLLDIKPYNPRFDAFPTERCGWMDAVKIDPSNPIAADRRFEPRKENPS; this comes from the coding sequence ATGAAACCAATAATACTCGAACCTATCGGCGTAATTCGTTCTTCTTTCCAGCAAGCTGCTGGAACGCCCATTCAATCCTGCATGGCCGCTGGTTCGCCGGGACGGATCGAACTGTATCCCGAATATACGGAAGGATTGAAAGATTTGGAGGGATTCGACCGCCTATGGCTGCTGTACTGGTTCGATCGCGCTGCGCCTGCGAACCTCTTAGTCAAACCATTCATGGACGAACAACCTCGCGGCCTTTTCTCCACGCGCGCGCCCAGCCGCCCCAATCCTATCGGACTCTCCTGCGTGCGGCTTCTCACCGTCGAAGGCGGCGTTCTTCATATAAGCGATGTGGATATTTTGGATCGAACGCCGCTGCTGGATATCAAGCCCTACAATCCCCGTTTTGACGCATTTCCGACGGAGCGCTGCGGTTGGATGGATGCGGTGAAGATCGATCCATCGAATCCCATCGCGGCGGATCGCCGATTCGAACCAAGAAAGGAAAATCCATCATGA
- the arsM gene encoding arsenite methyltransferase, which translates to MNQTTNLQDQESIRQKVREGYGRIAISPGASCCGPSSCCSADSGDAASQLAQTIGYSTDDLAGLPEGANMGLSCGNPVALASLQPGETVVDLGSGGGFDIFIAGRKVGASGCAIGVDMTPEMLSKARKNIAAYTQQTGLSNVEFRLGEIEHLPLADNSVDVLISNCVINLSPDKPQVWREIYRVLKPGGRAAVSDIALLQPLPPIISEMVEALVGCVAGAVLADETRRMMAQANLTDIRMEKRESYIDSMKEIQDPLYKKIKEALPPGAKLGDYAASMAISARKPMS; encoded by the coding sequence ATGAATCAAACGACTAATCTCCAAGACCAAGAATCTATCCGCCAAAAAGTGCGCGAAGGCTACGGCCGCATCGCCATAAGCCCCGGCGCCTCCTGCTGCGGCCCCTCCTCCTGCTGCAGCGCGGACTCGGGAGACGCCGCCAGCCAACTGGCGCAAACCATCGGCTATTCCACAGACGATCTGGCGGGCTTGCCCGAAGGGGCTAATATGGGCCTCTCCTGCGGCAATCCCGTAGCCCTGGCTTCGCTCCAACCTGGCGAAACCGTCGTCGATCTCGGCAGCGGCGGCGGCTTCGACATCTTCATCGCCGGCCGCAAAGTCGGCGCATCTGGATGCGCCATCGGCGTGGATATGACCCCCGAAATGCTTTCCAAAGCCCGCAAGAATATTGCGGCTTATACCCAGCAAACCGGTCTGTCCAACGTGGAATTCCGCCTGGGCGAGATCGAACATCTTCCCCTCGCCGACAACAGCGTCGATGTCTTGATCTCCAATTGCGTCATTAACCTCTCACCGGACAAGCCCCAAGTCTGGCGAGAAATATACCGCGTCTTGAAGCCGGGTGGACGCGCCGCCGTCTCCGACATCGCTTTGTTGCAGCCGTTGCCGCCGATAATCTCCGAAATGGTGGAAGCCTTGGTCGGCTGCGTCGCCGGAGCCGTCCTGGCCGATGAGACGCGGCGCATGATGGCGCAAGCGAATCTGACGGACATCCGCATGGAAAAACGAGAGTCCTATATCGATTCCATGAAGGAAATCCAAGACCCGCTCTATAAGAAAATCAAAGAGGCGCTTCCTCCCGGCGCCAAACTCGGCGATTACGCCGCCAGCATGGCGATATCCGCCCGTAAGCCGATGTCGTAA
- a CDS encoding YIP1 family protein — MSDLDRLRNASYQFIQRYVDDIYGVVSSPRHFFRLDKEKTGFIEPSAFAAFNILIPKLFYALLLAPLTLGFSLLTVLPTVLYGCCTLFVAAIVIYGLLRYAGGKENFETAYRNVAYSSVAYYAWLIPVPFLNLILFTASYCVLLYFAFREVHELEPQRAIFILILPAFLILLMGAILSIITLWVLIGGAWTLFHYFYA; from the coding sequence ATGAGCGATCTCGACCGTCTGCGCAATGCTTCCTATCAATTCATCCAACGTTATGTGGACGATATTTACGGCGTCGTCTCCTCTCCCCGCCATTTCTTTCGGCTTGATAAGGAAAAAACCGGATTTATAGAGCCGTCGGCCTTCGCCGCCTTTAATATTTTGATTCCCAAATTGTTTTACGCGCTGCTTTTGGCCCCGCTGACGCTGGGCTTCTCGCTTTTGACGGTGCTGCCCACCGTTCTTTACGGCTGCTGCACTCTTTTCGTCGCCGCCATCGTCATTTATGGCTTATTGCGCTACGCCGGGGGTAAAGAGAATTTCGAAACCGCCTATCGCAACGTCGCCTACTCCAGCGTCGCCTACTACGCTTGGCTCATTCCCGTGCCTTTCCTCAATTTGATCCTCTTTACCGCCTCTTATTGCGTCCTGCTTTATTTCGCCTTTCGCGAAGTTCACGAACTGGAACCCCAGCGCGCCATTTTCATACTCATCCTTCCCGCCTTCCTGATCCTTCTGATGGGCGCCATACTTTCTATAATAACGTTATGGGTTTTGATCGGCGGCGCCTGGACCTTGTTCCATTATTTCTACGCCTGA
- a CDS encoding aromatic aminobenezylarsenical efflux permease ArsG family transporter: MAEWLFGAASALWLGILTSISPCPLASNIAAMSYIGRKMDRPLWVLGTGVFYTLGRMTTYVVLGALIASSFLSIPQLSFFLQKYMNKILGPLLILTGMFLLELLSMNLGNGRMSQWAQKRADSGGLWGAGLLGMIFALAFCPVSAALFFGGLIPLAVKMRSGFAAPALYGAGTALPVAAFAFIIALGAFSLGRAYQRIAQFEWWARMVTGTIFILAGMYYCIIHIFGIAIPFPA, translated from the coding sequence ATGGCTGAGTGGTTATTCGGCGCCGCTTCGGCCTTATGGCTGGGCATCTTGACTTCGATCAGCCCATGCCCCTTGGCGTCCAACATCGCCGCTATGTCCTATATTGGCCGCAAGATGGATCGTCCGCTGTGGGTATTGGGGACAGGCGTCTTCTATACGCTGGGCCGGATGACAACGTATGTGGTTCTCGGCGCGTTGATTGCGTCCAGTTTTCTTTCCATCCCGCAACTCTCGTTTTTCCTGCAAAAATATATGAACAAAATTTTGGGACCCCTGCTCATTCTGACCGGCATGTTCCTCCTTGAACTGTTGAGTATGAATTTGGGCAATGGACGGATGAGCCAATGGGCGCAAAAACGAGCTGATTCCGGCGGCCTTTGGGGCGCGGGGCTATTGGGTATGATCTTCGCTTTAGCCTTCTGCCCGGTTTCGGCGGCGTTGTTCTTCGGAGGTTTGATTCCCCTGGCCGTCAAGATGCGATCGGGATTCGCCGCGCCCGCCCTTTACGGCGCAGGAACGGCGCTTCCGGTTGCGGCTTTCGCTTTTATTATTGCGCTGGGCGCGTTTTCTCTCGGCCGGGCTTATCAACGCATTGCCCAATTCGAATGGTGGGCGCGGATGGTTACGGGAACCATTTTTATTTTAGCGGGAATGTATTATTGCATAATTCATATTTTCGGAATCGCAATTCCATTTCCCGCTTGA
- a CDS encoding putative zinc-binding protein has translation MSSPNCSCGPMKYNMVFSCSGAADVGAIADQTARRLSQEKIASMCCAAAIAAEIPEILDMTSNAERLLVIDGCPKDCAKIIMEKAGFTKIKHLQLEMIGMKKKESPLTEERIEAALNKARLTILA, from the coding sequence ATGAGTTCCCCCAATTGCTCTTGCGGACCTATGAAATACAACATGGTCTTTTCCTGTTCCGGCGCCGCCGATGTGGGCGCGATTGCGGATCAGACCGCCCGCAGGTTGTCTCAGGAAAAAATAGCTTCCATGTGCTGCGCCGCCGCCATTGCGGCGGAAATCCCTGAAATTCTGGACATGACGAGCAACGCCGAACGCCTTCTCGTCATCGACGGCTGTCCCAAAGATTGCGCCAAAATCATTATGGAAAAAGCGGGATTTACGAAGATAAAACATCTTCAGTTGGAAATGATTGGCATGAAGAAAAAAGAATCGCCCCTAACGGAAGAACGAATAGAAGCCGCCTTAAACAAAGCGCGTTTGACTATATTGGCTTGA
- a CDS encoding metalloregulator ArsR/SmtB family transcription factor — protein sequence MEEKTKRRLEARCRIIKALAHPARLFIVETLKDGERCVCELTELIGSDISTVSKHLSILRNAGVIQDDKRGNQVFYRLRTHCITNFFNCVESVLQESHQSEKKFV from the coding sequence ATGGAAGAAAAAACCAAACGCCGGCTTGAAGCCCGTTGCCGGATCATTAAAGCCTTAGCCCACCCGGCGCGGCTTTTCATCGTGGAGACGCTGAAAGACGGCGAGCGTTGCGTCTGCGAACTGACGGAGTTGATCGGCTCGGACATTTCCACTGTATCCAAGCATCTGTCTATCTTGCGCAATGCGGGAGTCATTCAGGACGACAAACGGGGCAACCAGGTTTTCTATCGCCTGCGAACGCATTGCATAACGAATTTCTTCAACTGCGTGGAAAGCGTCCTTCAAGAATCCCATCAGTCGGAGAAGAAATTCGTTTGA